From the genome of Triticum aestivum cultivar Chinese Spring chromosome 3B, IWGSC CS RefSeq v2.1, whole genome shotgun sequence, one region includes:
- the LOC123066349 gene encoding F-box protein At5g07610: MDRCQYDSHGYRSLSGNWCPIDASLSFLPKYKKIDLLDCCNGLLLCRCSKPYPETPDYVVCNPATEKWVIVPANKWSSDSYARLGFDPAISSHFHVFELAPAAALNANVKFDYNIKEVGIYSSKAGAWTHQIDWNDPFEICNFSAGTFLSGVLYLCSDNDLVAAVDVEGNCRFIPAPTLDDACGRHDVYVSQGQLYVAYYGAAEASIWVLEDSSIEDYWTLKHNISYLQLFGSRSRGRYGVISVHPEDDVIFITVESKSTLSGDRLLLKLFSYEIDSKELKFICDLGRISRRPYLSYVPLFSESLADEH; the protein is encoded by the coding sequence ATGGACCGCTGTCAATATGATTCTCATGGATACCGAAGCCTCTCAGGGAACTGGTGCCCTATTGATGCCTCCCTCTCATTCCTGCCCAAATACAAGAAGATTGACTTGTTGGACTGCTGCAACGGCCTCCTGCTCTGTCGATGTTCCAAGCCTTATCCTGAGACACCGGATTACGTGGTGTGCAATCCTGCCACTGAGAAATGGGTAATTGTCCCAGCCAACAAATGGTCCTCGGACTCGTATGCTCGCTTGGGATTCGACCCGGCCATCTCCTCCCATTTCCATGTGTTTGAGTTGGCACCTGCCGCAGCTTTGAATGCGAATGTGAAGTTTGATTATAACATCAAAGAGGTGGGGATCTACTCGTCCAAAGCTGGAGCTTGGACACATCAAATTGATTGGAATGATCCAtttgagatatgcaacttctcaGCTGGCACATTTCTCAGCGGGGTGTTGTATTTATGTTCTGATAATGATTTGGTTGCAGCTGTTGACGTGGAGGGAAACTGTCGTTTCATTCCTGCTCCTACTTTAGATGATGCTTGTGGTCGTCATGATGTTTATGTTTCACAAGGACAATTGTATGTCGCATATTATGGTGCTGCTGAAGCATCAATCTGGGTCCTTGAAGATTCTAGCATTGAAGATTATTGGACCTTGAAGCACAATATTAGCTACCTGCAACTGTTCGGTTCAAGATCTAGGGGACGTTACGGTGTTATCTCAGTCCACCCAGAGGACGATGTGATATTCATAACCGTAGAATCTAAATCTACATTATCGGGGGACAGGCTACTGTTGAAATTATTTTCATATGAAATTGATTCTAAGGAGCTGAAATTTATATGTGATCTTGGAAGGATTTCTAGGCGCCCTTATCTTTCATATGTTCCTTTGTTCTCGGAGTCATTGGCAGATGAGCATTAA